GCAGAAGGATCAAGTGATGTTCCAACTCCCCATGCTGCCATATACATATCAATGTCATCTTCATTTGCTTCTACCTTATCATAAAATAAATTAACATCTAATAATCTACCTGTTGTTAATGAAACTCCAACACCTATTTCTTTCCAGTATTGTAATAAAGCTTGTGAAATTGGTTCTGCAACATCTGATCCTCCCATAGTTGCAAAATGTAATTCTAAATTTTTACCATCTTTGTCGACTAATCCATCATTATTTGTATCTTCATAACCAGCTTCTTTTAACAACTCTTTTGCTTTTTCTGGGTTATATGGATACCCTTCTAATGAGGCATCATAAAACTTTTTAAATGCAGGAGGAGTTTGTCCATTAGCTCTTTGTCTTAACCCATTGTAGTATGCTGTAGCAACTTCATCAATATTTAAAGCATAAGCTAATGCTTGTCTCACTCTAACATCTTGCAATGGAGTATCTCTATCCATTACACTTTCTTTTTTATTTTGATCATAATGACCTAGATTAAATCCTAAATATTGAATATATAATTCTGGTCTTCCTAATACAACTAAATTATCTAATTCTTTATATTTTTCATATGATTCTTGTGGAACATTCCAATACTCGAAAAAATCACCGTTTTTAATAGCTTCAACTGCTAATTGTGGTGTTAATGTTTTAAGTATTACTTTTTCAACTTTTGGTTTACCTAAGTGGTAATATTCATTAGGAACAAACTCTACTGATTCTCCTGGAACAACATTTTTAATTACATATTTTCCATTAGATAGTGGATTTTTTCTTAATTTATCTGAAAACTCTAACTCTTTAACAGGTATTTCTGATAAGTAATGTTTAGGCATCAATCTAGATACACTTCCAAGTTGACCCCCTCCTGATATTACTTTTGAGCTAATTTCAGTTACATGTATTCTTAATTCTGTATCAGAGACTTTTTCTAAACCTGAAATTTTATCTGCTTTACCTTCATGATATTCTTGCATACCTATAATTGAATACTGATCTTCTTTAGAAAATCTTACACCTGTATAATCAGGATGAGAAACTAATTCAAATGTAAAAATTAAATCATCAACACCTAAAGGGTGACCATCAGACCATTTTAAACCTTCTTTAAATTTAATTATTATTTCATTTTTTTCATTGTCCAACGAAAGTGTAGCTAATCCTCCTTCGACATTCAACAATTCAAAATCATCATTTTTCCATAAATATTCTTCATTTATTAAAGAAATAATGTCAGCATCTAATTTATCTTGATAATGTATTGGTGAAAATATACCTTTAAAAGGTGAAGACGTAATCATCCCTATTGTATAAGTTGCTCCTTCAACCTCCGGTGCATCATTTTTATATTCCATTGGGAAATTTAAGCTTACTTCTTGAACTTTTTCAGCTCTAGATTTTCCAGGTGCACATGATACTAATAATCTTAGTGATGCTAGTATCAAACTTGCTGATAATATTTTTTTCATTTTTCCTCCTAATTTATATATTTTTTATAGATTATATCAAAAAATAAAAAAAAAATCAAATTTTTTCCAGTAAATATTAATTTCCCTAAATTAAAAAAGTAAGTGTCCAAAAATAATTGAAATAAAATATAAATGTGATACCTTTAAAATACAAACATAATCAAAAGTAAAGGAATACATCTATATGAATAATAACAACATAAAGCATAAATTTTATAATAGGTAAAAACTTAACTTATCAAGATAAATAAAATAGAACGTTTCTTAGCTAATAATAGCAATAATATATTAGATTATCATAAAGATTATGTATCTAATAAAATTATTCAAAATACTAGAGGAAAAGTAGAACAAATAAACCCTCTTGGAAGAATATACTATGCTTATTCTTCTGATAAATCTAATAATATATATACAGAAATAAGAAATAAAAATACAAGAGACCTAAAATAGATAAAAATATTAATTAAGATCTTAATCCTAAATTTACATCTAGAACTCTTTTTAGCTATATTATAATTAAATAATTTTAGTTAATTTTACAGTACGGATATTATATTTAAAGTTGTTAATCTAGAATGGTATTATTGTTACCCTTACAGTTCTGCAAAGCGTGGAAACAATGAAGTTAATAATAGATTTATTAGTAGATTTCCCCTAAGGGATATTCATTTGATCATTTGAGTAATAAAGAAATAGAATATGTACAAGATTTTATGAATAATTATCCAAGATGGTAGAACATTTAAAAATATTTATTTTGAAAGTAAAAATGCAGCATAAATTCAATTATACTGCAATATATATTTTTAAATATTATACTTTTCTAATTTTTATTTATAACTTTTACTTTAAATAAAGATTTTCAACATCTAGTCTTAAAACTTTATCTCTTATCAATCCAAAATTATTATATAAATAATTTTCAGTAAATTTTTTTGCTATATATATCTCCTTAACATTAACAGTAATATCTAATAATTTTAATTCAGAAATTCCACTTTGTTTTATACCAAAAATTTCACCTGTATCTCTTAGTTTTAAATCCTCTTCTGCTATTTTAAATCCATCTGTAGTACTTTCCATTACTTCTAATCTTTTTTTAGAAATTTCATTTTTAGTTTCTGAAACTAAAAAGCAATATGAAGAGTAACTTCCTCTTCCTACTCTTCCTCTTAACTGATGAAGAGATGATAAACCAAACCTTTCTGCATTTAATATTACTATAATACTTGAATTTGGTACATTTACACCAACTTCAACTACAGTAGTTGAAACAAGTATATCTATTTCACCATTTTTAAAATCATTCATTATTTTATCTTTTTCTTTTGATTTAGTTTTTCCATGCATTAGCATTACATTATATTTAGGAAATTTCTCTTTATATTTTTCATAAGTTTCAGTAGCAGATGCTAAATTTAACTTATCACTTTGTTCTATAAGTGGAGAAACAACATATATTTGTCTACCTTCTTTAATTTTTTTATCTATAAATTCATACATTGTTTTTTCTTCAGCAGCATTTTTTATCCATTTAGTTTTTATAGGAATTCTACCTGAAGGCATTGTAGTTAATATAGATACATCTAAATCACCATATATAGTTAAAGCAAGTGATCTTGGTATAGGTGTTGCACTCATTACTATAAGATTTGAATATATACCTTTCTCACGTATTTTATTTCTTTGATCAACACCAAATTTATGTTGTTCATCAATTATTATTAATCCAAGTTTATCAAATATTAAATCATCCTCTAGTAGTGAATGTGTTCCTATAAGTATGTTAACTTTACCACTTTGCACATCTGAATATAGTTTTTCTTTTTTCTTACCTTTTACAGAACCTGTTAATAATTCTACATTAATATTTAATTCTTTAAATGCATCAACAACTTCATTATAATGCTGTGTTGCTAGTATTTCTGTAGGTGCCATTATTACACCTTGATAATTATTCTCAGCCATATATAGTAAAAGTATTAAAGATATGATAGTTTTACCTGACCCTACATCACCTTGTATTAACCTATTTATTACCTTACCATTATTTAATTCCTTATATATCTCAGCTATTATTTTCTTTTGATCTTTAG
The sequence above is a segment of the Streptobacillus felis genome. Coding sequences within it:
- a CDS encoding ABC transporter substrate-binding protein is translated as MKKILSASLILASLRLLVSCAPGKSRAEKVQEVSLNFPMEYKNDAPEVEGATYTIGMITSSPFKGIFSPIHYQDKLDADIISLINEEYLWKNDDFELLNVEGGLATLSLDNEKNEIIIKFKEGLKWSDGHPLGVDDLIFTFELVSHPDYTGVRFSKEDQYSIIGMQEYHEGKADKISGLEKVSDTELRIHVTEISSKVISGGGQLGSVSRLMPKHYLSEIPVKELEFSDKLRKNPLSNGKYVIKNVVPGESVEFVPNEYYHLGKPKVEKVILKTLTPQLAVEAIKNGDFFEYWNVPQESYEKYKELDNLVVLGRPELYIQYLGFNLGHYDQNKKESVMDRDTPLQDVRVRQALAYALNIDEVATAYYNGLRQRANGQTPPAFKKFYDASLEGYPYNPEKAKELLKEAGYEDTNNDGLVDKDGKNLELHFATMGGSDVAEPISQALLQYWKEIGVGVSLTTGRLLDVNLFYDKVEANEDDIDMYMAAWGVGTSLDPSASKGRTAKFNMTRFVSEENDKLLAAISDPKGIEDPNYKANAYKTWQKYYTEQAVEVPLMFRYSVIPVNKNVKLANLYNDSARANYIQSVVDNAPAKASN
- the recG gene encoding ATP-dependent DNA helicase RecG — translated: MYLKIFESLENFDIKLLKSDKKRLKIKALEKLGIHSLYDLVYFFPRTYENKAKLKPISELIDGENTIIEGRVLTITNAFFSKRKMTKVLFTDDDGIIELVWFNSPYISRAIEVGMELRITGKIRRKRSLQIVNPSYVKLNDKNRSLVLNDEDKLDSVYPLSSGIDQKSMKKIIEEALRKYLFLFEENLPKKYILDNKLISRTESIVNMHFPRDNHMFEEAKKRVLFEEALILEMKILKNRYNENIKNSNLYFLEDNKNLVKQYISSLPFELTKDQKKIIAEIYKELNNGKVINRLIQGDVGSGKTIISLILLLYMAENNYQGVIMAPTEILATQHYNEVVDAFKELNINVELLTGSVKGKKKEKLYSDVQSGKVNILIGTHSLLEDDLIFDKLGLIIIDEQHKFGVDQRNKIREKGIYSNLIVMSATPIPRSLALTIYGDLDVSILTTMPSGRIPIKTKWIKNAAEEKTMYEFIDKKIKEGRQIYVVSPLIEQSDKLNLASATETYEKYKEKFPKYNVMLMHGKTKSKEKDKIMNDFKNGEIDILVSTTVVEVGVNVPNSSIIVILNAERFGLSSLHQLRGRVGRGSYSSYCFLVSETKNEISKKRLEVMESTTDGFKIAEEDLKLRDTGEIFGIKQSGISELKLLDITVNVKEIYIAKKFTENYLYNNFGLIRDKVLRLDVENLYLK